From one Microcoleus sp. FACHB-831 genomic stretch:
- a CDS encoding cupin domain-containing protein: protein MQRVLILKDLLDIATRQDELSWEPFHPGVDIYRLYKDGEGGAAALLRYKPGASVPMHVHTGFEHIFVLSGSQTDENGEHQAGTLVINPPNTHHNVISQAGCIVLAIWEKPVLLRNKS from the coding sequence ATGCAACGAGTTTTAATCCTCAAAGACTTACTCGACATCGCTACACGACAGGATGAGCTGTCTTGGGAACCGTTTCATCCTGGAGTTGATATCTATCGACTTTATAAAGATGGCGAGGGAGGGGCAGCCGCGCTACTTCGCTACAAGCCAGGGGCAAGTGTTCCGATGCACGTTCATACGGGTTTTGAACACATCTTTGTCCTGTCGGGTTCACAAACCGATGAGAATGGCGAACACCAAGCTGGAACTCTGGTGATTAACCCACCGAACACTCACCATAACGTGATTAGTCAAGCAGGCTGTATCGTTCTTGCCATTTGGGAAAAACCTGTCTTGCTTCGGAACAAGAGTTGA